The Hyperolius riggenbachi isolate aHypRig1 chromosome 3, aHypRig1.pri, whole genome shotgun sequence genome window below encodes:
- the LOC137562231 gene encoding E3 ubiquitin-protein ligase TRIM39-like: MAFADVTSELHCSICMEIYRDPVTLPCGHNFCWDCITQAWDHQVHLWEFKCPECQRIYRKRPELERNTTLHNICEAFHSTETEHEQNGIFCNYCDFSVLATKSCLQCETSLCDHHLRKHDRSVGHTLLPATTDLGKRKCSVHKKILEYYCTEDATCVCVSCYVIGEHVGHKMTSLDEASEKKKKKLRNDLQKLMAETEEVDKRVQSLEECRRKAQEKANDETERVTVLFRDLRRQLEDLEKRIMSDIIRQVQCYDDVIRQLEMKKKELSRKMRHFDDLCNMTDPLTVLQESDTGDLCDIKDRERHDKQLHDGEDLDVSGISHALHTGLSNIMSGVTRRIYIQLEDIVLDINTAGNKLHISDDGKIATWSDMLQERPEAPERFQYYQVLSSQSFSSGQHYWEVDVGGSDRWIVGICYPSIDRRGDQSLVGWNNKSWCLHYTFYHYYMKHDRKQIRLSGKIPIDRVRIDLDYEAGQISFYTLGDPIRHLHTFTATFTEPLHAVLCVWGGCIKISGANQGDARDLPTGDITGREL; the protein is encoded by the coding sequence ATGGCGTTTGCTGATGTGACTTCTGAGCTCCACTGCTCCATCTGTATGGAGATCTATAGAGACCCTGTGACCTTGCCATGTGGTCACAACTTCTGCTGGGACTGCATCACACAAGCCTGGGACCACCAGGTGCATCTATGGGAATTTAAATGTCCTGAATGTCAGCGGATATACAGGAAGAGGCCTGAGCTGGAAAGGAACACAACTTTACATAATATCTGCGAGGCTTTTCATTCTACAGAGACAGAACACGAGCAGAACGGGATCTTCTGTAACTACTGTGACTTTTCTGTTCTGGCTACTAAATCCTGTCTGCAGTGTGAGACCTCCTTGTGTGATCATCACCTGAGGAAACATGACAGATCAGTGGGACACACTTTACTACCTGCCACCACTGATCTGGGTAAGAGGAAATGCTCCGTGCATAAGAAGATCTtggagtattactgcactgaggatgctacctgtgtctgtgtgtcctgctATGTGATTGGGGAACATGTAGGACATAAGATGACGTCACTGGATGAGGCCTccgaaaagaagaagaaaaaactgagaaatgatctgCAGAAACTGATGGCAGAAACAGAGGAGGTTGACaaaagagtccagagtctggaggaatgcaggagaaaagcacaagaaaaagcaaatgatgaaacagagagagtcactgtcctctttagagacctcaggagacAGCTTGAAGACCTGGAGAAGAGAATCATGAGTGACATCATCAGACAGGTACAATGCTACGATGATGTCATCAGGCAGCTGGAGATGAAGAAAAAGGAACTATCCAGGAAGATGCGTCACTTTGATGAtctgtgtaacatgactgatccactgactgtcttacaggaatcagacaCGGGTGACTTGTGTGACATAAAGGACAGAGAGAGACATGATAAACAGCTTCATGATGGAGAGGACCTGGATGTATCTGGCATCTCACACGCATTACATACAGGGCTATCTAATATCATGTCTGGGGTAACTAGAAGGATCTATATACAGCTTGAAGACATAGTACTGGATATAAACACAGCTGGTAATAAACTACATATATCAGATGATGGTAAAATCGCAACATGGTCAGATATGTTACAGGAACGCCCAGAAGCACCAGAAAGATTTCAGTATTATCAGGTGTTAAGCAGTcagagtttctcctcagggcAACATTACTGGGAAGTAGATGTTGGGGGATCAGATAGATGGATAGTTGGAATATgttatcccagtatagataggagaGGAGATCAGTCACTGGTAGGATGGAATAACAAGTCCTGGTGTCTGCACTATACTTTCTATCATTATTATATGAAACATGACAGGAAACAGATCCGGTTATCTGGCAAGATCCCAATTGATAGAGTCAGGATTGATCTGGATTATGAGGCtgggcagatctccttttatACTCTTGGTGACCCAATCAGACAtctccacaccttcactgccaccttcactgagcccctccatgctgtgctatgtgtatggggaggttGTATAAAGATTTCTGGTGCGAATCAGGGGGATGCGAGAGATCTGCCCactggtgacatcacagggagagaACTGTGA